From the genome of Pungitius pungitius chromosome 21, fPunPun2.1, whole genome shotgun sequence, one region includes:
- the foxi1 gene encoding forkhead box protein I1: MNAFGHQPSNQQTSPIQPHSAQELLDMAVYCDNYGVYQQNLHHHPQRPPTHPTSYGLGEYTSPSANPYLWLNGPGINSTPYLPGNNGTSYIQSGYGSNQRQFLPPPSGFGGADLGWLSISSQQELFKMVRPPYSYSALIAMAIQNAQDKKLTLSQIYQYVAENFPFYKKSKAGWQNSIRHNLSLNDCFKKMARDEDDPGKGNYWTLDPNCEKMFDNGNFRRKRKRRADISAADTPAAPVKSEDGPHKVSDTGSLLSSSPPSLHGSPASTEPKSPPSPSAEHSPCYSNFVSSVNSLLAGSEAPRAAAEREYGSGYLGGLSHTREGMSGPGSYSPTLIAPLNSDNNRMNYYTSVQSLSNHFSVNNLMYSREGTEV, from the exons ATGAACGCTTTTGGACACCAACCATCGAACCAGCAGACCAGCCCTATTCAGCCCCACAGCGCGCAGGAGCTCCTGGACATGGCCGTGTACTGCGACAACTACGGGGTGTACCAACAgaacctccaccaccacccgcaGAGGCCGCCGACGCACCCCACCAGCTACGGCCTCGGAGAGTACACCTCCCCGTCCGCCAATCCGTACCTGTGGCTGAACGGACCCGGCATCAACTCCACTCCTTACCTCCCCGGGAACAACGGGACGTCCTACATTCAGTCGGGATACGGGTCGAATCAGAGGCAGTTCTTGCCGCCTCCCAGCGGGTTCGGCGGGGCAGATCTGGGGTGGCTGTCCATATCCAGCCAGCAGGAACTCTTCAAGATGGTCCGGCCGCCTTACTCATACTCGGCACTGATCGCGATGGCCATTCAGAACGCGCAGGACAAAAAGTTGACTCTCAGCCAGATCTATCAGTACGTCGCGGAAAACTTTCCGTTCTACAAGAAGAGCAAAGCTGGATGGCAGAATTCAATCCGCCACAACTTGTCACTGAACGACTGTTTTAAGAAGATGGCACGGGACGAGGATGACCCCG GTAAAGGAAACTACTGGACGCTGGACCCCAACTGCGAGAAGATGTTCGACAACGGGAACTTCAGGAGGAAGCGGAAAAGGAGAGCGGACATCTCCGCGGCCGACACCCCCGCTGCGCCCGTCAAGTCCGAGGACGGCCCGCACAAGGTCTCCGACACCGGCAGCCTCCTGAGTTCCTCCCCGCCCAGCCTGCACGGATCGCCGGCCTCCACGGAGCCCAAGTCGCCCCCGTCTCCGTCCGCGGAGCACAGCCCGTGTTACAGCAACTTCGTGTCCAGCGTGAACTCGCTGCTGGCGGGCAGCGAGGCCCCGCGGGCCGCGGCGGAGCGGGAGTACGGCTCCGGGTACCTCGGGGGACTGTCTCATACGAGAGAGGGCATGTCCGGACCGGGCTCCTACTCGCCCACTTTAATCGCTCCCCTGAACTCTGACAACAACAGAATGAACTATTACACCTCGGTGCAGAGCCTTAGCAACCATTTTAGCGTTAATAACCTGATGTACAGCCGGGAGGGGACCGAGGTGTAG